The DNA segment GGCAATAATGGGGACATAGCGGCCTGTAAGAATGCTGAGACTGGTGCTGAGATTCCACCACAGGCTATTATCGGTCAATCCTTCTAAACCGGAACCGTTGTTAGCACTGGCTGAGGCGTATTCGTAAACTACCTGGGAGATGCCGTGAAAGCTGGGGTTACTGATGCCGGAAAGGGAGAACGGATAAGCCAGGGCGATCGCACTGGGAATTAAGACTACTATGGGGTGAATCAGTAATATGAGGCTGGCCAGGACAATTTCCCGCTTTTCGATTTTGCGTCCAAAAATTTCTGGGGTACGTCCTACCATGAGTCCGGTGAGGAATACGGTGAGAATCAAATAAATGAATAGGTAAGCAGTGCCGGTTCCCTGACCACCCCAAATAATTTGCAAGAATAAGTTAAATAAAGTGGCAAATAGCCCTTGAGGCATTAAGGAATCGTGCATTCCGTTGACTGCACCGCACATGGTAGCGGTTGTCATAACTGCCCAAAGTGCTGTTTCTGCCCAACCAAAGCGGACTTCTTTGCCTTCTAAATTGGGTTGTTCTATTCCTAAAGTGCCATTAACTAGAGGATTTCCTTGGAGTTCGCCACCTGCGGCTACCCACACCAGAATTACAAAGACAATAAAGACCATCCAGAATAATAGCCAAGCCTGTTTGATGTTTTTGGCAAATACACCGTATGTATAAATCATGGCTGCGGGGATCGCAATCATGGCAATGGTTTCAATTAAGTTAGTCAAGCCGTTGGGATTTTCAAAGGGGTGAGCGGAGTTAGCGGCAAAAAAACCGCCGCCGTTTTCTCCCAACATTTTGATCATCTCAAAGGATGCTACTGGGCCTCTAGCAATGTACTGGGTTCCCCCTTCTAAGGTAGTGATTGTCAAAGTTTCGCCTATTGTTTGCGGTACACCTAACAAAACTAAGGCGATCGCACCAATTACCGAGATGGGCAATAATATTCTGGTAATCCCACGGGTAAGGTCAACATAGAAGTTCCCTAGTTTTCTGCCTGTTAAGCCACGAATGAAGGCAATACCCACAGCTAAACCAGTGGCGGCTGAGGTGAACATCAAAAATCCCAAGGCTGCTACTTGGGAGAAGTAACTGAGGGTTGTCTCGCCAGCGTAGTGTTGTTGATCAGTATTGGTGACAAAGGAAATTACTGTATGCAGGACGATATCCCAACTAGGCACACCTAAACCGTTGGGATTCCAAGGTAATAACCTCTGAAAATATATCAGCGAATATACTAAAATTCCCATGAACAGATTGGTGTATAGTATTGCCCGGATATACTGCCAACCAGTCATCTCATCTTTAGGACGGACACCTGATATTACATAGACACTCCGCTCTATGGGATTCATTACACGATCAAGTATTGTTCTTTCTCCCAAAAACACACGGGCTATATATCTACCTAAAACCGGAGTAATTGCTATGACAATACACAGCGTTAAGCCAATTTGTAACAAACCTTGTCCCATTTATTTCACGCCCAATTCCAATTGAGTGCTATACCGTTAATTATTTAGATATAAAAAATAACCTGTTTACTGATGAGAGTGTGAGCAATTTGGCAACTTCTCCGTGAACCACAATTCAATCTACACACTTTACTTGTTTCAACCATTACTATTTCTTGGATACTATTTAAAGTGTCCATCAAGAATATTTAAATTTTACTTTTACTCATATTTTTGATTGTGAATACATTTGTTTATACAATACATCCTGAAGATTGGCTACTTTACAATCTGTGAGATTTACTTGCTCAAAAGTAACCCGCAAGTATAATATTACACGCATTACGATAGATACTTAAGAAAAAAATATGATAAAAATCAAATTCTCTACCTTCAGTTTGATTAACATTTTCACCTATTTAATCAGAAATTTAATTTCAATACCGAGAAATAGGATCTAATTTTAGATCAGCTTGAGAATTAGTATATTAAAAATGGTGACTACTAATATGAATAAAAAATATATGTTAGAACAAGAATTATTAATAGCTAATGAACCTAAATATTATAAACAAAATATTTTAATCATAGGTGGCGGCCCTTCAGGCCTTGCTACCGCATTAATTCTAGCCAAAAGGGGTTGGACAAATATTACTATATTGGAACAACGGGCAACAGCTGATTATTATGAACCTGACAAGTCATTTAATTATTTAATAGATGGTCGAGGACAAAAGTTAACAGATTATCTGGGCATCACCTCTATCCTGGCAACTCTAGGTGTTTCATCTCAAGAATTTTACTTAACCAAGATTGCCCCTAACGGTGACAAAAAATCATCAAAGTTGCCTATTATAGACCCTCAAAGAAAAACTGCTTATTGGATTACCAGAAAAGCTTTTGTGGGGATGTTATATCAGCAGATTGAACAGCATTGGAACGAATATATAAAAGTTCTATTCAATGCTAAATGTGTCAAAATTAATAAATTAGCTATCAATAATGAAGTAGAGAAATTAGAAGTTCTTGCTCAGGTTGGTAACGATAATTTCGTCAAATTTGAGCCTAGTCTTTTAGTTGGGTGTGATGGTCTGCGCTCAGTTGTCCGTAATACTTTAGCAGAGTGGGAAACTTCTGGATTGCACAAATTTCAGATGCAGCAGCTACCCTCCGCTAGTTCTGGTTTGAGGTATAAAGTGTTAAGCTTGCCACCGAAGCCATCTTTGGATCATCGTGGTGAAGAACAAGCTGTGAGCGAAATGGCTTATATTGTCCTGGGAGCTTTACGTAATCGCCAGCGTTATTTAAGACTTGGTTTACTACCAGTAAAAGACCCAGAGGAACCAAGAACCGCGAATGTAATCGCCTTACCAGACCATGAAGTGTGGACGTTGCAAGATGGTGAGGCAATTTATAGGTTTTTCGAGAAATCCTTTCCCCAGTTGCCCATACGTAAAATATTATCCCCCGAAGAAGCCGACCGATTTGCCAAAAGTGAAGGCGGTTATTTCCCTAAACCCCAATACTGTGATGGATTGCAATTTTTATTGAAACACAAGCCAGAAACTCAGGATGCTTCTGCTGTTGGGGTAGTGTTGTTAGGCGACACTATCCATTGCTTTCCGCCAGATATTGGACAGGGGGTAAATGCGGCGTTAGAAGATGTTTGTGTTTTGAATGAGGCGCTTGCTCAGAGTCATGATAACCTCTCACAGGCATTACCTTTATATGAGTCCTTGCGGCTTGCTGATGTCAAAGCTGTCACCAAACTTGCTCAAATCGCCTTTCCCTGGCAATACGGTCAAAACCCCTTCCGCACTAAGCTATGGAGTATCAATTTTTTTCTCAGACTTGTACTTAGTCGTTTGTTACCTTTCCTATTTTATCCACCAGCATTTTTCCTCATCCAAAATTATCAGCTTTCCTACCAAGAAATTTTGGTTAAAGTCGAACGTACCAGCCAGACTTTATATGTACTTGGGCTGGTAATCGGGTGTGGATTGTTGGTTGTAGGTGGTCGCTGGCTATTTGTCGCATCACATAATATTTAATGGGTCTACATCTATAGTTAAGTTGACACCATCAGGACAAAGTAGACGTACTTCGTCCCAGTCTGGTAATTGGGGTAGTGCTTCGGGGGCAAACTTGAGTAATATTTGCCAGCGATAACGGTTTGCTACCCGCATCACACTAGCTGGTGCTGGGCCTAATAATTCAAATCCTGGGTTGGCATTTAATACTGTGGCGATCGCCTGAGTTGTATTCTGTACTTGTATAGGATCAAAGCTACTCAGTCGCAATAAAATTAACCTACCATAAGGTGGATAATTGAGGGCTTGCCGTTGTTCCAATTCCGCCTGCACAAAAGACTGATAATTGTGATACTTGACTGCTTCAATTACTGGATGTTCTGGTGTGTAAGTTTGCATAATCACCCTACCAGGGTCATCACCTCTGCCAGCTCTACCAGCTACCTGAGTCAGAGTTTGAAATGCCCGTTCGCTGGCGCGATAATCTGACAAATTCAACAGTCCATCAGCAGCGACGACACCCACAAGTGTCACCTGGGGTAAATCTAACCCCTTAGTTAACATTTGCGTCCCCACTAATAAATTCGCTTCCCCATTGGCAAACTGAGTCAGTAGGGTACGGTGTGCGCCTTTGTTGCGGGTGGTATCACTATCAAAGCGGATGTATTTTAACCCCGGAAACTGTCGGCTTAATTCCTGGGCGACTCGTTGAGTACCGCTACCGAAAAATTTCAGGTAAGGTGAACTGCATTCTGGGCAGTGTTTGGGATGTACGCTCACATAATTACAGTAATGACAGCGCAACAATTGAGGCGCGCCTGCTTCTGTCTGGTGATAAGCCAGGGACACATCACAGTGGGGACACTCCACTACATAGCCACAACTACGACACGACACAAACGTACTATGTCCCCGACGATGGATAAATAAAATCCCCTGTTTTCCCGTTTGTTCCAGGTGTTGTAAAGCTGCTTGTAACGACCGACTAAATATAGAACGATTCCCATCCTGTAACTCTTGCCGCATATCAACTATCTCTACTGGTGGTAGGGGGCGAGAGTTGATGCGTTCCGGGAGGGGGGAGTAGAGAGCGAGGCTATTGACTATTGACTGTGGACTGTTGACTGCTGACTGTTGACTGTGGACTGCTGACTGTTGACTCACGCTTACCCAACTTTCTAAGGAAGGTGTGGCGGAACCTAAAACTAGGGGACAGTTTTCTAGTTCTGCACGCCATTGGGCAACGGTGCGGGCGTGGTAGGTGGGGATGGGGGAGTCTTGTTTAAAGCTGGAGTCATGTTCTTCGTCGAGGATGATTAAGCCTAAGTTGGGTAAGGGTGCGAAGATGGCGCTACGTGTGCCGATGACAATTTGGGGTGTGCCTGTCAGCATTTGTCGCCAAGTGTCGTAGCGTTCACCATCGGAGAGGGCGCTGTGATAGACGCTGATTTTATTGTTACCAAAACGGGCGCGGAAACGGTCTGTGAGTTGGGGTGTGAGACCGATTTCTGGGACTAATACTAGAGCTGATTTGCCTTGTGCGAGTATTGGAGCGATTGCTTGTAAATATACTTCTGTTTTGCCGGAACCTGTGACTCCGTGCAACAATACTTGAGCAAATCCATTTAACTTTTGGATAGTTGCTAAGGCATTCTCTTGAGCAATATTTAATAACTTCGGTGTATCTAAATCTAATACTTGTCCTTGTTCTGTCCGCAATACCTCTCTTTCTTCTATAGCAATGTAACCTTTTTGTTCCATCGACTTCAGGGTAGAGGAACTGGTACTACAAATTTGTAACAATTCACTGTGCCATAGCTCACCGCCACGTCTCCGCAATACTTCTAAAATCTCCCTTTGACGGTTGGTTAAATCACGATCAACTGTATCAATTAATATGACTGCTTTTTGCAATTTTGGGCGATTTGTCCGGGGCGGTTCTAAGTAACTTTCTACTAAACCTATGCGTAATAATTCCCGCATCCCTCGATAAGTAGCTTTAACTTTTTGTTGCAAATAATGGAAACTATAATCTCCTGATGGTTGGGATTGCAGTAGTTGGAGAATTTGCTGCGCTGGGGGACTTAAAAAGCTGACAAATAGCTGTTCATTTTCTCTTTTGATCAAGCGCACGCGACGTTGCGATCGCCCTAATAATCCTGGTGGTAATGCTACTCTTATTACTTGAATTAAAGGTGTGTAGTAATATGACGCTACTCTATTTAATAATTCCCAATAAGCACTAGCAAAAAATCCGGAAGTTACTACGTCCTCTACTTCCCGGATCTTGTCTGGTGCTAGATCAATGTTGGGT comes from the Nostoc sp. PCC 7120 = FACHB-418 genome and includes:
- the kdpA gene encoding potassium-transporting ATPase subunit KdpA, coding for MGQGLLQIGLTLCIVIAITPVLGRYIARVFLGERTILDRVMNPIERSVYVISGVRPKDEMTGWQYIRAILYTNLFMGILVYSLIYFQRLLPWNPNGLGVPSWDIVLHTVISFVTNTDQQHYAGETTLSYFSQVAALGFLMFTSAATGLAVGIAFIRGLTGRKLGNFYVDLTRGITRILLPISVIGAIALVLLGVPQTIGETLTITTLEGGTQYIARGPVASFEMIKMLGENGGGFFAANSAHPFENPNGLTNLIETIAMIAIPAAMIYTYGVFAKNIKQAWLLFWMVFIVFVILVWVAAGGELQGNPLVNGTLGIEQPNLEGKEVRFGWAETALWAVMTTATMCGAVNGMHDSLMPQGLFATLFNLFLQIIWGGQGTGTAYLFIYLILTVFLTGLMVGRTPEIFGRKIEKREIVLASLILLIHPIVVLIPSAIALAYPFSLSGISNPSFHGISQVVYEYASASANNGSGLEGLTDNSLWWNLSTSLSILTGRYVPIIAMLLLADSMSRKQTVPQTPGTLKTDSLIFTTVTAGIVLILGVLTFFPVLALGPIAEGFKLASGS
- the priA gene encoding primosomal protein N', with amino-acid sequence MYINDINSLDLVVSENQELYRVITNENQYVEVLVDFPGNSGLFTYRIPSQLEIRPGDILSVPFGSQQLGAIAIRLLAEPNIDLAPDKIREVEDVVTSGFFASAYWELLNRVASYYYTPLIQVIRVALPPGLLGRSQRRVRLIKRENEQLFVSFLSPPAQQILQLLQSQPSGDYSFHYLQQKVKATYRGMRELLRIGLVESYLEPPRTNRPKLQKAVILIDTVDRDLTNRQREILEVLRRRGGELWHSELLQICSTSSSTLKSMEQKGYIAIEEREVLRTEQGQVLDLDTPKLLNIAQENALATIQKLNGFAQVLLHGVTGSGKTEVYLQAIAPILAQGKSALVLVPEIGLTPQLTDRFRARFGNNKISVYHSALSDGERYDTWRQMLTGTPQIVIGTRSAIFAPLPNLGLIILDEEHDSSFKQDSPIPTYHARTVAQWRAELENCPLVLGSATPSLESWVSVSQQSAVHSQQSAVNSPQSIVNSLALYSPLPERINSRPLPPVEIVDMRQELQDGNRSIFSRSLQAALQHLEQTGKQGILFIHRRGHSTFVSCRSCGYVVECPHCDVSLAYHQTEAGAPQLLRCHYCNYVSVHPKHCPECSSPYLKFFGSGTQRVAQELSRQFPGLKYIRFDSDTTRNKGAHRTLLTQFANGEANLLVGTQMLTKGLDLPQVTLVGVVAADGLLNLSDYRASERAFQTLTQVAGRAGRGDDPGRVIMQTYTPEHPVIEAVKYHNYQSFVQAELEQRQALNYPPYGRLILLRLSSFDPIQVQNTTQAIATVLNANPGFELLGPAPASVMRVANRYRWQILLKFAPEALPQLPDWDEVRLLCPDGVNLTIDVDPLNIM
- a CDS encoding FAD-dependent oxidoreductase, yielding MLEQELLIANEPKYYKQNILIIGGGPSGLATALILAKRGWTNITILEQRATADYYEPDKSFNYLIDGRGQKLTDYLGITSILATLGVSSQEFYLTKIAPNGDKKSSKLPIIDPQRKTAYWITRKAFVGMLYQQIEQHWNEYIKVLFNAKCVKINKLAINNEVEKLEVLAQVGNDNFVKFEPSLLVGCDGLRSVVRNTLAEWETSGLHKFQMQQLPSASSGLRYKVLSLPPKPSLDHRGEEQAVSEMAYIVLGALRNRQRYLRLGLLPVKDPEEPRTANVIALPDHEVWTLQDGEAIYRFFEKSFPQLPIRKILSPEEADRFAKSEGGYFPKPQYCDGLQFLLKHKPETQDASAVGVVLLGDTIHCFPPDIGQGVNAALEDVCVLNEALAQSHDNLSQALPLYESLRLADVKAVTKLAQIAFPWQYGQNPFRTKLWSINFFLRLVLSRLLPFLFYPPAFFLIQNYQLSYQEILVKVERTSQTLYVLGLVIGCGLLVVGGRWLFVASHNI